CCCGTCTTTCCCGCCGATATGTTCCAATAAGGTCCAGGCCAGCTTCTCATTTTTCTGCTCAACATAAACCGGATATAGTAAACGTTTCTGGTAACTAAACATCCCAATTCCTCCTGACGGCCATGGCAAATCATTCTTTAGCTTATTATATTGAAGATCCTTTCAACCGGTTCCGACCCATGCATTTTAAAAAGCCCTCACTTTTGTTCCCGTCGAGCATGTATCGGATGTATGCATATCTGGCCTCGTTGTATTCCTGAAATATTCTCCTGGCTTTCTCAGGAGCATGGTAGACCTTCCAGTAACCGGTCAGCAGAGGTTTTTTATCGGGGAAATAGATAAAATCTGCCACATCGTCCAGTGGGAAGCCCAGAAATAGTCCGATTTCGTGAGGGAAAGGCCCAATGATCCATTTTTGTTTTAAAGTCCGGATTGCCGTATCCTGATCCGTCTCCCCACAATAATCCAGTGATCTTAAGAAATGCTGGTTCTCAGGGATTTGAAGTATTGAAGATAATCTGTCTGCTGCATAAAATAATACGCTGACAGAAGCTTTATTCCTGACAATTTCCTGAACCATCACATAGGGGTAAAGCCTATCTTTGATTTGATCCCAGGCCTCCAGCGCATCTTTTTTGATGGCA
This genomic stretch from Dehalobacter restrictus DSM 9455 harbors:
- a CDS encoding DUF3793 family protein; amino-acid sequence: MQDFIATYTSQRKKQETRQYLLDNITYHLAPLLIASKPAELLTFTTAIKKDALEAWDQIKDRLYPYVMVQEIVRNKASVSVLFYAADRLSSILQIPENQHFLRSLDYCGETDQDTAIRTLKQKWIIGPFPHEIGLFLGFPLDDVADFIYFPDKKPLLTGYWKVYHAPEKARRIFQEYNEARYAYIRYMLDGNKSEGFLKCMGRNRLKGSSI